Proteins found in one Herbiconiux sp. A18JL235 genomic segment:
- a CDS encoding LacI family DNA-binding transcriptional regulator, whose product MATMRDIAAAAGVSLKTVSRVQNDDPHVLPATRMRVEATMRELSYVPNALATTFRSGRSPVVGVAVPDIVDPFFAAIVNAVEEAALAEDLSTLVTSLGHDPARERQALESVLRRQLSGLVVAPTTTDHAYLKPWAERIPIAFVDRAPGRLVADSFTQDDRGGARLATAHLLGHGHRRLGFLGDSLALPTVAERLEGYREALAEAGVPFDPELVALEAATRPGAAAALERLRSPALGVTAVFSSDARCTMAAVPALTADPIALAAFGDFPLADSLTPSITVIAQDPAELGRLAAARLFERSAHPGRRLRRRTVLPVTLVERDSCRVGVGTV is encoded by the coding sequence ATGGCCACCATGCGCGACATCGCCGCGGCCGCCGGGGTGAGTCTCAAGACGGTGTCACGCGTGCAGAACGACGACCCCCACGTGCTGCCGGCGACACGGATGCGCGTCGAGGCCACCATGCGCGAACTCAGCTATGTGCCGAACGCGCTGGCGACGACGTTCCGCTCCGGGCGGTCGCCGGTGGTCGGTGTGGCGGTGCCCGACATCGTCGACCCGTTCTTCGCCGCGATCGTGAACGCGGTGGAGGAGGCTGCGCTCGCCGAAGACCTCTCGACGCTGGTCACGAGCCTCGGGCACGACCCGGCGCGCGAGCGGCAGGCCCTCGAATCGGTGCTGCGCCGGCAGCTCTCGGGGCTCGTCGTGGCGCCGACCACCACCGATCACGCGTACCTGAAGCCGTGGGCCGAGCGCATCCCCATCGCCTTCGTCGACCGGGCGCCCGGGCGGCTCGTCGCCGACTCGTTCACCCAAGACGACCGGGGCGGGGCACGCCTCGCGACCGCGCACCTCCTCGGGCACGGGCATCGGCGCCTCGGGTTCCTCGGCGACTCCCTCGCCCTGCCCACCGTGGCCGAGCGGCTCGAAGGCTACCGCGAGGCCCTCGCCGAGGCGGGAGTCCCGTTCGACCCCGAGCTCGTCGCACTCGAAGCGGCGACCCGTCCCGGGGCGGCTGCGGCGCTCGAGCGCTTGCGGTCGCCGGCGCTCGGCGTCACCGCGGTGTTCTCGTCGGATGCGCGCTGCACGATGGCCGCCGTTCCGGCGCTCACGGCCGACCCGATCGCGCTCGCCGCATTCGGCGACTTCCCGCTCGCCGACTCGCTGACGCCCTCGATCACGGTGATCGCCCAAGACCCCGCCGAGCTCGGGCGCCTGGCAGCGGCTCGGCTGTTCGAGCGGAGCGCCCACCCCGGCCGGCGGCTGCGCCGCCGCACCGTGCTGCCCGTCACCCTCGTCGAGCGCGACTCCTGCCGGGTGGGCGTCGGAACGGTATGA
- a CDS encoding class I fructose-bisphosphate aldolase, with protein sequence MTLYRLNRLFNPRSGRALDVAVDHGFFGERSFITGIENMDAVVSTLVDAGPDAVQLTIGQARKLQAHKGKNKPGLVLRTDVANVYGNPLDASLFSHHVPHAIEEAVRLDAVAVCVNLMELPGRPEVREANIRSILELRREATRYGMPLMVEPLVMQDNSKAGGYMVDGDIDKIVTLVRQGVELGADLIKADPSDDLAEYGRVIEVAGDVPVLVRGGGRVDDRTLLERTVAVLEAGAQGIVYGRNIVQHENPAGITAALLAVLHDGATVEQGLAILEESDAARGTAGTSGTSTTEGVQA encoded by the coding sequence ATGACGCTGTACCGCCTCAACCGCCTCTTCAACCCGCGCTCGGGCCGTGCGCTCGACGTCGCCGTCGACCACGGCTTCTTCGGCGAGCGCTCCTTCATCACCGGCATCGAGAACATGGATGCTGTGGTGAGCACCCTGGTCGACGCCGGGCCCGACGCGGTGCAGCTCACCATCGGACAGGCACGCAAGCTGCAGGCCCACAAGGGCAAGAACAAGCCGGGCCTCGTGCTCCGCACCGACGTCGCGAACGTCTACGGCAACCCGCTCGACGCCTCCCTGTTCAGCCACCACGTGCCCCACGCCATCGAGGAGGCCGTGCGGCTCGACGCGGTAGCGGTGTGCGTCAACCTGATGGAGCTGCCCGGCCGGCCCGAGGTGCGCGAGGCGAACATCCGCTCCATTCTCGAACTGCGCCGGGAGGCGACCCGCTACGGCATGCCGCTGATGGTGGAGCCCCTCGTCATGCAGGACAACTCGAAGGCCGGCGGCTACATGGTCGACGGCGACATCGACAAGATCGTCACCCTCGTGCGCCAGGGGGTGGAGCTCGGCGCCGACCTCATCAAGGCCGACCCGAGCGACGACCTGGCGGAGTACGGGCGGGTCATCGAGGTCGCCGGCGACGTGCCGGTGCTCGTGCGCGGAGGCGGGCGCGTCGACGACCGCACCCTGCTCGAGCGCACGGTCGCCGTGCTCGAGGCGGGCGCGCAGGGCATCGTGTACGGGCGCAACATCGTGCAGCACGAGAACCCGGCCGGCATCACCGCAGCGCTGCTCGCCGTGCTGCACGACGGGGCGACGGTCGAGCAGGGGCTGGCGATTCTCGAGGAGTCGGATGCGGCACGCGGCACGGCAGGTACCTCCGGCACGTCCACCACCGAGGGGGTGCAGGCATGA
- a CDS encoding Gfo/Idh/MocA family protein — MSAERVNVAIVGGGLMGREIAAAIQRWPALIDHPVRPRLTAVCDINPAALDWFDEIDTVTTKVTDYHELLADDSIDVVYVAVRHDLHEKIYSDVIAAGKSLLAEKPFGIDGAAAEAVLAVMAEHPESFVRCSSEMPFFPGAQLAIDYVRSGALGTIVSARNSFLHSSDLDVHKPINWKRQTQFCGEAGVMNDLGMHAWHVPLRLGWVPQTVYGVLQNIVPERPGPDGAPVPCDTWDNAVLHSWTRHDGVLFPLTTETKRIDPGQKNTWEFEAIGLDGGVRFSTKYPKSVEVFAVRDIPGGGREQVWQQVDVGSQSVWPTVTGGIFESGFSDSILQMWAVFLAERHGSLGDRFGAARPEEAALTHRIYRAAITSHEEHRAVAL; from the coding sequence ATGAGCGCCGAGCGCGTGAACGTCGCCATCGTGGGCGGCGGGCTGATGGGCCGCGAGATCGCCGCGGCGATCCAGCGCTGGCCCGCTCTCATCGACCACCCCGTGCGCCCTCGACTCACCGCGGTCTGCGACATCAACCCGGCCGCCCTCGACTGGTTCGACGAGATCGACACCGTCACCACCAAGGTGACCGACTACCACGAGCTCCTCGCCGACGACAGCATCGACGTCGTCTACGTGGCCGTGCGCCACGACCTCCACGAGAAGATCTACAGCGACGTCATCGCAGCGGGCAAGAGCCTGCTCGCCGAGAAGCCGTTCGGCATCGACGGTGCGGCGGCGGAGGCCGTGCTCGCGGTGATGGCCGAGCATCCGGAGAGCTTCGTGCGGTGCTCGAGCGAGATGCCGTTCTTCCCGGGCGCCCAGCTCGCCATCGACTACGTGCGGTCGGGGGCGCTCGGCACCATCGTCTCGGCACGCAACAGTTTCTTGCACTCGAGTGATCTCGATGTGCACAAACCCATCAACTGGAAGCGGCAGACGCAGTTCTGTGGAGAAGCCGGCGTGATGAACGACCTCGGGATGCACGCCTGGCACGTGCCCCTGCGTCTCGGTTGGGTGCCGCAGACCGTCTACGGCGTGCTGCAGAACATCGTGCCGGAGCGCCCCGGCCCCGACGGCGCACCGGTGCCGTGCGACACCTGGGACAACGCGGTGCTGCACAGCTGGACCCGTCACGACGGCGTGCTGTTCCCGCTCACCACGGAGACCAAGCGCATCGACCCCGGTCAGAAGAACACCTGGGAGTTCGAGGCGATCGGGCTCGACGGGGGAGTGCGCTTCAGCACGAAGTACCCGAAGTCGGTGGAGGTGTTCGCGGTACGCGACATCCCGGGCGGCGGCCGCGAGCAGGTGTGGCAGCAGGTCGACGTGGGCAGCCAGTCCGTCTGGCCGACGGTCACCGGAGGCATCTTCGAGTCGGGGTTCTCCGACTCGATCCTGCAGATGTGGGCGGTGTTCCTCGCCGAACGCCACGGCTCGCTGGGCGACCGCTTCGGTGCCGCGCGTCCGGAGGAGGCGGCGCTCACCCACCGCATCTACCGTGCCGCCATCACCTCCCACGAGGAGCACCGCGCCGTCGCTCTGTAG